TCGACATAGTTCTTTGATGCTTGAAGCTGACTCGAGAATAGAAGGTCCAATGGCACAATGACACTAACAGCTTTTTTTTATTGTGTATCTATGTGTTGCACTAACAATTTCATTGGCATGTCTAGGCATCCTAAATGAAAAGTATAAGATGTACACTTCCCTTTCACAAGCTACAGCAGATAGCAAAATAGTTCGGTCACTTTTATCAATTTGGGAGGTATCTTTCCTGCTTTGTCTATATGCATATATGCTAGAAAATGTGCTAATTGCCTAACCTCTGCAATATCTGTTTTGTTCAGGAACTCGAGCACTTAAGATTGTTGGAGGAAGCAAAACCTGTTGATATGGGCAGACCTTTGCGGGATTCTGTTCTTAGAAGTTTTCTTCATGGAATTAAATATGAGACTGCCCTTTCTATGCTATGTCCAAAGGAGGAAGTGTCCTATCACAGAGTTCCAACCATGGAAGAATCTGAAAAGCTCGAAGAATGCTTAAAATCATTGAATGATATTATTGGGACTATCACATTTTCACAGAATGACTACTGTTCTATTATTGATAGTGATATTTCTGCGGGCACTCAACAGGAGAACCAGATCACAAATGTTCTGTGTTTAGAGCCATCGGAAGAGGGAAACACTCAGTGCCCAGTGTCATCATCTGCTGCTCAAAGAACATCATCTCAATTATTTGAAGAACATGAAAAGGTAATATATATACCATATATCTTAGTTATTTGGTTAGTACTTGCTTCAAATAAAAGCAATTTTGCTCAAAGTACTTACTATTGAGTCCATTTGTAATTTAACTTGAGGTGTATCAATTACAAATATGGTTAAATCAATTTTCCTTTATACCATAAAGTGTATTTAAAATAGTTTCAAGCTGAAGACCTGCATGGTTTAGTTGCTGAATCTTGGTCACTGATAAAATACATGATGAACACCCTGATTACATCAAACAAAACCATTACATAGCCACACTTGAGATGGTGGCACGAAGATATCACTGGGTCTGAAAGGGCACAGATAGATGCTTCAGGATATGACGATCCATAGACATATTCTCTGATCCTGTCAATCATTTTACATGCTGATCTTTGATTGGCTGGAGATTTCCATTCTGGTATTAGGTATATGTCATCTTTCTGCattgcataatatttttttttctatttgggtGCAATTATTACCTATTCTTGATTAATTCAGATCCTCTAATCTCCTGTAATTTTTTCGTTTGTAGCTTGTGGATGCTGAAGCTCTTGGCCTTCTAAGCTGGCTGGCCTCCTCACAAGCTGCAGAAGAACCAACAACTGATGATGAGTTGGTCAATGAAGCCATTCTTAGCCCTTTATTTTCCAAGAAGTCCATTGCAGTTGCCTTAGAGTCTGCACAGCTGGATTTTGATGGTGCTTCTCAGCAGGAGTGCCAGGATATTCTTGATTCAATTGGACCTGTGATTGGAGAAGAACAACCAAATGATCAAATGTCCTACCGCAGTTCTGTAAGGCTCGGTGAGAGTAGTTCCCTGAGCAATAGTATTCCGCAGATTGATGGGTCATCTGATGAAAACAAGGAAGTTCCACAAGAAGATGGTAAGTATAAAATCGACAGGAAAAGGGCTGGATTGCCTAGTTATTCATCTCCTCAAAGTAGTTCAAAAGCCAGTAAGCGTGGAGGAAATGAACTTCTCTGGGGCTCTTTGCCACTTTCCATTAAAAAGAGATCAGATTTGAATGCTGATGGTCATTCAGGTGGTGCGATGCCTACTGAGAAGGTGCTAAGTGCTTCTTTCATGAGTGGAACTGGAAAGAACTCCCATGCTAACCCAGATAACACTGAGAGGGGATCTTCTAGTCCAACAGGTGAACATGACCCATTGTGTGATTCTGTGAGAGAtttgatgaggaggaggaggagatctttTCGGTCTGAACAATCAGAAGTTGGTAATTCTGGAGATGCAGCATACATCGTTCGTAAAGAGAATGAAATTGTGAATTCTGAGCGACTAGAATTGCATGATATATCCAGTGACCTTTCAAATTCAGAAATGTATTATTCTGGCAGTGAATATTTGCAGATGACCTTTGCACGGAAGCCTCCAATGAAGAATGAAGTATTATGTTTGGAGGGCTCTTCAGCAGGTAGTGAGCTGCCTCAATGTAAGTTCCACAAGtgatatttattttatcatggTCAATGTAAGTTCCATAAGTGATCTTTATTTTATCATGGTGAATGCAATTCATTTGATGCATATAGTCGTTGCTTGTGTGATATTAGCTTTGATGTTGTTTTTACCCATCCAATATATAAATAATTGTGTTAGTGCCTACGGTATGATTATGTAACAGATGTTCATTGTTTTCTTTCAGTTTTTCTAGCATTAGGCTTTTAGGTCCATTGCCATTTGCATAGCTCATTATTGTTTCCCCTCTGGAACAGTTTGGACTACCAACCATTATACCAGCATGAAATATTTGCGTGTATGCAAAAGACCATTATTCATGTAACCCTATACCAATAATGAATTATATTTTTATCTGTTGATATTCACACTATTACTCATCAGGGTTCAGTAAAGATGTTGGTTTATCATGTCTCAAAGCATcatttctttttcctggttTTAGTTCCTCACTGCGGATCTTGTGCCTTTGAGAGCCTTGCAGGAAAATAGGAGTTATGGGTTGTCATACTCATATGTGTCTCAGTGAAACAAAATTGCCGGAAATCTGTAGTTCTGTGAAATAGGTTACCAAATCTGTAGTTCCTTGATagttatgaaatttttttagggGAATATGACTTATGACACTAGTTATATGCGTGTAGCTACTCAGGAAGTGTAGGATATTAGCATGGCATGGGTTTTAGGGACCGTCCTACTTAATACAAGACATATTATGTTGCCTTACTATAGGTACAATGCTATTCTGTTAAAACTTAAATCTTTCTTGGATTTTCTGGTATCATTATTTACTTAATATCATTTAAAGcacattgtattttttttttgttaatccaCATTCGTTCTGCTATTTTTCAGCTTCCAAACTGGGATTTGCCGAtatccctccgttttttaatcaGACCGCTGAAGAGAATAAGCAGAATGAATCATTTCAACGCATGGGAAGTTCATGGGATACATTGGGTGTTCCAACTCATTTCCAAAATGATGGATCAGCCTTATATTTGCTGACACATGCATTTTCGCCACCATCCACTGTAGCCGTGGGCCAGTGGCTAACCCAACAATCTTGTTCTGTTAGTGTCTCTGGTATAGGTAAGTTCCTGTGCAAATCAATTTAACAACTATGTATTGATGTCCTCATACTCTCTGTTATTTTAGGTCATTCCAACTATGGCGAGAAAGTGTCTGTTGATCAGGAAGGAGCAAACAATTCTACTCTTTCACCATATATGGGAGGTCCTGCTTTGATGGATGATTCTCCTGCATCTAAAATGGCTTTGGAGCATAGCATTACGACATTTCCTGATGATACAGTTATGATAGAACCAGATCTTTCCAACCAAGAAATTAAAAATCTGGCTGATTGGCATGACTTTTCCCAGATCTCTGGTGGAGATGAGAAGGATAAACTTACACCTCTCAGTCAAATTGGATTCTGTGATCCTGCTAGTATTGGTGGCGGACAGCAACTGACTATAATTAGCATAGAGGTTGTACcacattcttttttcttttgttcccGACGTATATGTTTCTTTTTGTTCACTCTTCATACAATGTAGGTGCTaatttacttttcttttttagaaaTATCTATGTCTGCAACCagtaggagtttttttttttttggttattaATCATGCCAGTTTGACTTGCTCTATCCAGTGAAAAGAAATATGCAAAGTTGGATTACCACATAACATTTCTTTCATAGCTACAGGTAATAACAGAAAGCAGAGGAGAGCTGCGTCCTGATCCACGATTTGATGCCATCAATGCTGTATCGCTGGCCGTTGAGGATGATGCTGACAATACTATTGAAGTTCATGTGCTTATACGTGGAAACAATGACAGTTCACACAGGAGGAGGTTGTGCGAAATCACTCGATCTTGGAATTGTTTGTTGTTTTACTTTTCCATTTCATCTTGTTTTGGCACTAATCAGTCCCttcttaatttttgtttttgtcaatCAACACCACTATCTCTTAATAAGTCTACAGAATCTCAAGAAATTGAACTGTCCTAATCAGAAGAGTTGTGTACTTGTGTTAAACGTGAAATCCAGTACATTAGTATGTCAGTCGTAATCCTAGTTCAACAAGAGAGGTTTGCAAGAACACTGAGTGACTATGGTGGTGACTGCCACAGTGGCAGTGGCAACTGATGTCATATTTGATGAGGGTACACTGATTTGGATCACTATCTTATTTATGAGTGTTAAGGATTTGATATAATGCCATCAGAAACACATTTGTTGCTTCCATGTGATGGGCCTATCATATGTGCTGACCATATCCTATGCTTCTGGACTTCAAGAACACCATACTACTTTGGGTTCTTTTGTTTAGGATTTTTTCGATCGTAAACCACATGCACTTTCACTGTTTTAGAGTTACACCCTCATGTAACCATAATTGTTTGCTTTCAGCTAAGGAACTTGTTTGATTCTTTTTTGAGGGCTGTAAGAGTTTAGCTTGTTCAATTGAGATGTCTTTAGTGTCCTTTTTTTCTTGTAACTGCAGAAACCTGGATGGAGTTTCCGGTTGTGACGTAAATGTATTTCCTGGAGAGAGGGAACTTTTGAACCATCTTATTAATGCAATATGTTCAATTGATCCAGATATTATAGTTGGATGGGAGATTCAGTTAGGATCTTTAGGATTCCTTGCTGAAAGAGCTGCTCATCTGGGTATAGGCTTACTGAAAAGAATTTCAAGGACACCACCGCATCAGATGAAACATCCACCTATGAACCCAGTGGACGAATCTAGTCAGGAGCTTCCTGGAGCATCTTCAGCTGATGATGTTATTGATGATGCCAGTGAAAACAATTGGAGTCATGCTCATGCTAGTGGTATACATGTTGATGGACGAATCATACTGAACTTATGGCGTCTCATGCGTGCAGAAGTTAAACTTAATAATTACTCCCTCGAGGCTGTAGCTAATGAAGTCTTGAGGAGGAAGGTACCATTAGTACCAACTAAGATATTGAATCGATGGTTTGCAACAGGTTCTGGACGAGGAAGATATCGATGCATAGAATATGTTAATAAGAGATCTTCTCTCAACCTTGAAATATTAAATCAACTTGACCTGGTAAATGGAATCCCCACATTTATCTTGCTGGTACATCGTCAAGATAGAGCTATTTGAGATTCTTTGTATTTTAGTTGAAATCTTTTATCAATTTTGCAACTTCTCCTTAACAAGCTCCTAGCCATGATTTATCATTACAGAAATGGAGTTGGTTTTGTTGAAATTTCTTGCACAAGCTACTGCTAAATGTTCTTCTATAGCCAGTTTTTCTCAACAAATATTACTTGACCATGCAGGTAAACCGGACATCTGAACTTGCCCGTGTATTTGGTATTGATTTCTTCTCTGTTCTTTCTCGAGGTTCTCAGTTTCGTGTTGAATCTATGCTCTTGAGATTGGTTCATACACAAAACTACCTTGCAATTTCCCCTGGAAATCAACAGGTGAAATCACTCCCTCCTTACCATGCTAAGATCTCTCTATCTGCTTCAGATATATAGTTTCTCATTTGCATTTACCACAAATTATGTAACATGTACTAGAGATGGTGTTATGGATTCTACTGGCAAGTGACAAGCTTGTATATCACTACATGATATCTCTGTGCCAAAGATGGCCATTTTGCTCTGTGGTCAGCAGGGATCCAAAGAAGTTACATTTTGTGTgtaacaaggaaaaaaaagataattaggACATCTTTTAAGATTTTGATGGGACTGCTCTTTTAAGCACCATGAAAATTTAATTTCCATGTCGGGCTCCTTGTTTTATAAATCTGTTTATCTTCTGGTTAGTTACTCacataaagttagaaaattggattttttttttctttgctaaaaaataattaaatatgaaTGCATAAAATATTGATGCCAGTATTTTAAGTGTTCTTATGTGCAACTTCGCAGGTTGCTTCTCAGCCAGCCATGGAATGCTTGCCACTTGTAATGGAACCAGAGTCAGCTTTCTACTCTGACCCAGTTGTTGTATTGGATTTTCAATCCCTTTATCCCTCCATGATAATAGCATATAACTTATGTTATTCCACATGCTTGGGTAAAGTTTTCCCGTCAAAGTCAAGTGTACTTGGTGTCAGCTCATATTCAGCAGATCCACAGAAAATTGCTGACCTGAAAAATCAGCTGCTGCTGACTCCAAATGGTGTCCTGTACGTGCAACCTGAGGTAATGTTCTTCTTGGGTGAGCTATACTGTTACCAAGCATTACGGTTACAGGTTTTCTTTATAGTTGTTGTAGTACATGCCTAGCATCATTGTTGATAATTGTATCAGGTCTCATTTGGATGGACCGAAATCCCAGCCTATCCACATTGGGATTGTCCTTTTGTTCTATCAGCTGGATTATCAGCTGTATTCTGGAAAGTATTGCTTAGAGTTGCACTTAACTGCGATTTGATGCCCTCCATTTTTCTGCATATACAGCATCCCTTCGTTTTGTTAGGTCTTATGCTGAACTGTCCTTTTGAACACATTTTTAATGTCATTTTACAGGTCAGGAAAGGTGTGCTTCCTCGCCTTCTCGAAGAGATACTATCAACAAGAATTATGGTGAAGAAAGCAATGAAAAAGCTGTCTGCATCTCAGAAGGTTCTGCAGCGGGTATTCACTTCTAAACTATTTTTTAAGACCTCTATCCATATAATATTAAAGCGTCTTATTAGAAGTTGATTTAATATGTGTATTCTATATAGTGCAGTAAGCTCTTTCATTTTAATGCACTGTGCTTAGACAGCAATCATGTTTCTTTCCCTTTCATGTCCCTCCTTTTGGGGTAAAAGAACCTTTACTGGCTTTATCATGTTACAAAATGAATAGTCttcttttttcagatttttaatGCACGCCAACTTGCTCTGAAGCTGATAGCTAATGTAACATATGGTTACACAGCTGCTGGATTCAGTGGTCGTATGCCCTGTGCAGAGATTGCAGACAGCATTGTTCAGTGTGGCCGTAGAACACTTGAAACAGCTATATCATTCGTTAACCAGCACCCTTTGTGGAAAGCTAGAGTTGTATATGGTGATACTGACAGGTATACTTGTGTCTTTATCTTCTATCTTCAAATCGTTATGTAGCCATACTTACAAACCCACCTGTTTCCTATAGCATGTTTGTTCTTCTAAAAGGGCGCTCTAGGGAAGAAGCATTTCGAATAGGAAAGGAGATCGCCTCTTCAATAACTGCAATGAATCCGGATCCAGTCACATTGAAGTTTGAGAAAGTCTATCACCCATGTTTTCTTCTTACGAAAAAAAGATATGTTGGGTATAGCTACGAGAGTCCTGAACAGAAAGAGCCCATCTTTGATGCAAAGGGAATTGAAACAGTGCGGAGAGATACATGCCCAGCAGTTGCAAAGATTTTAGAGCAATCTATTAGAATAATGTTTGAAGAACAAGACTTAGCCAAAGTAAGGCGTGCTTCTTGATCTTCTCTTTGCAAGGACTACTTTCTTTGGATTGTCAAATTTGGCCTTCCCGCCATCTGTCAGGCTATGGCTTGATAGCCTTTTATCTTGCAGGTTAGGTCATATTTGGAGCGTCA
The window above is part of the Oryza sativa Japonica Group chromosome 7, ASM3414082v1 genome. Proteins encoded here:
- the LOC4344230 gene encoding DNA polymerase zeta catalytic subunit isoform X6, translated to MYLAKRTFFITSKKIRSSSKKKHVHGCTLVRAKKLYGYHTSEELFVKIYLYYPHEVSRAAAHLLDGAVLNRVFQPYESHIPYLLHFLIDYNLYGMGYVHVTDFKFRPPLPDDFHPKSSLHSKVDCSTESGHKVHPDNVAIRKPTIWISSTVPHSLILASSATSHCMEGTNWNVTNRHSSLMLEADSRIEGILNEKYKMYTSLSQATADSKIVRSLLSIWEELEHLRLLEEAKPVDMGRPLRDSVLRSFLHGIKYETALSMLCPKEEVSYHRVPTMEESEKLEECLKSLNDIIGTITFSQNDYCSIIDSDISAGTQQENQITNVLCLEPSEEGNTQCPVSSSAAQRTSSQLFEEHEKLVDAEALGLLSWLASSQAAEEPTTDDELVNEAILSPLFSKKSIAVALESAQLDFDGASQQECQDILDSIGPVIGEEQPNDQMSYRSSVRLGESSSLSNSIPQIDGSSDENKEVPQEDGKYKIDRKRAGLPSYSSPQSSSKASKRGGNELLWGSLPLSIKKRSDLNADGHSGGAMPTEKVLSASFMSGTGKNSHANPDNTERGSSSPTGEHDPLCDSVRDLMRRRRRSFRSEQSEVGNSGDAAYIVRKENEIVNSERLELHDISSDLSNSEMYYSGSEYLQMTFARKPPMKNEVLCLEGSSAGSELPQSSKLGFADIPPFFNQTAEENKQNESFQRMGSSWDTLGVPTHFQNDGSALYLLTHAFSPPSTVAVGQWLTQQSCSVSVSGIGHSNYGEKVSVDQEGANNSTLSPYMGGPALMDDSPASKMALEHSITTFPDDTVMIEPDLSNQEIKNLADWHDFSQISGGDEKDKLTPLSQIGFCDPASIGGGQQLTIISIEVITESRGELRPDPRFDAINAVSLAVEDDADNTIEVHVLIRGNNDSSHRRRNLDGVSGCDVNVFPGERELLNHLINAICSIDPDIIVGWEIQLGSLGFLAERAAHLGIGLLKRISRTPPHQMKHPPMNPVDESSQELPGASSADDVIDDASENNWSHAHASGIHVDGRIILNLWRLMRAEVKLNNYSLEAVANEVLRRKVPLVPTKILNRWFATGSGRGRYRCIEYVNKRSSLNLEILNQLDLVNRTSELARVFGIDFFSVLSRGSQFRVESMLLRLVHTQNYLAISPGNQQVASQPAMECLPLVMEPESAFYSDPVVVLDFQSLYPSMIIAYNLCYSTCLGKVFPSKSSVLGVSSYSADPQKIADLKNQLLLTPNGVLYVQPEVRKGVLPRLLEEILSTRIMVKKAMKKLSASQKVLQRIFNARQLALKLIANVTYGYTAAGFSGRMPCAEIADSIVQCGRRTLETAISFVNQHPLWKARVVYGDTDSMFVLLKGRSREEAFRIGKEIASSITAMNPDPVTLKFEKVYHPCFLLTKKRYVGYSYESPEQKEPIFDAKGIETVRRDTCPAVAKILEQSIRIMFEEQDLAKVRSYLERQWTRILSGKISIQDFVFAKEVRLGTYSARASSLPPAAIVATKAILSDPRAEPRYGERVPYVVIHGEPGARLVDMVIDPYGLLEVGSPYRLNALYYITKQIIPALQRVFGLVGADLNKWFNEMPRPIRETLAKRQSASGHGSFSRLGLNKKGVGKGSRIDTYYMSSHCIICGEIIQGSDTFCNNCLRNEAVVGTIVAGRTSKLEREIQHLAAICGHCGGADWIVESGIKCISLACPVFFERRKIQRELRGVSESAIEAGYYPFCCPELF
- the LOC4344230 gene encoding DNA polymerase zeta catalytic subunit isoform X3; its protein translation is MAAAASSSSPPGTASPVLSVRIVSLDYYMAPPLPGFDFSYSHFHGGEVEEVPVIRIYGSTPAGQKTCLHIHRVLPFLYVPCKEDLLHNVEKGNSFISGLLSDLEKALQIRSSSKKKHVHGCTLVRAKKLYGYHTSEELFVKIYLYYPHEVSRAAAHLLDGAVLNRVFQPYESHIPYLLHFLIDYNLYGMGYVHVTDFKFRPPLPDDFHPKSSLHSKVDCSTESGHKVHPDNVAIRKPTIWISSTVPHSLILASSATSHCMEGTNWNVTNRHSSLMLEADSRIEGILNEKYKMYTSLSQATADSKIVRSLLSIWEELEHLRLLEEAKPVDMGRPLRDSVLRSFLHGIKYETALSMLCPKEEVSYHRVPTMEESEKLEECLKSLNDIIGTITFSQNDYCSIIDSDISAGTQQENQITNVLCLEPSEEGNTQCPVSSSAAQRTSSQLFEEHEKLVDAEALGLLSWLASSQAAEEPTTDDELVNEAILSPLFSKKSIAVALESAQLDFDGASQQECQDILDSIGPVIGEEQPNDQMSYRSSVRLGESSSLSNSIPQIDGSSDENKEVPQEDGKYKIDRKRAGLPSYSSPQSSSKASKRGGNELLWGSLPLSIKKRSDLNADGHSGGAMPTEKVLSASFMSGTGKNSHANPDNTERGSSSPTGEHDPLCDSVRDLMRRRRRSFRSEQSEVGNSGDAAYIVRKENEIVNSERLELHDISSDLSNSEMYYSGSEYLQMTFARKPPMKNEVLCLEGSSAASKLGFADIPPFFNQTAEENKQNESFQRMGSSWDTLGVPTHFQNDGSALYLLTHAFSPPSTVAVGQWLTQQSCSVSVSGIGHSNYGEKVSVDQEGANNSTLSPYMGGPALMDDSPASKMALEHSITTFPDDTVMIEPDLSNQEIKNLADWHDFSQISGGDEKDKLTPLSQIGFCDPASIGGGQQLTIISIELQVITESRGELRPDPRFDAINAVSLAVEDDADNTIEVHVLIRGNNDSSHRRRNLDGVSGCDVNVFPGERELLNHLINAICSIDPDIIVGWEIQLGSLGFLAERAAHLGIGLLKRISRTPPHQMKHPPMNPVDESSQELPGASSADDVIDDASENNWSHAHASGIHVDGRIILNLWRLMRAEVKLNNYSLEAVANEVLRRKVPLVPTKILNRWFATGSGRGRYRCIEYVNKRSSLNLEILNQLDLVNRTSELARVFGIDFFSVLSRGSQFRVESMLLRLVHTQNYLAISPGNQQVASQPAMECLPLVMEPESAFYSDPVVVLDFQSLYPSMIIAYNLCYSTCLGKVFPSKSSVLGVSSYSADPQKIADLKNQLLLTPNGVLYVQPEVRKGVLPRLLEEILSTRIMVKKAMKKLSASQKVLQRIFNARQLALKLIANVTYGYTAAGFSGRMPCAEIADSIVQCGRRTLETAISFVNQHPLWKARVVYGDTDSMFVLLKGRSREEAFRIGKEIASSITAMNPDPVTLKFEKVYHPCFLLTKKRYVGYSYESPEQKEPIFDAKGIETVRRDTCPAVAKILEQSIRIMFEEQDLAKVRSYLERQWTRILSGKISIQDFVFAKEVRLGTYSARASSLPPAAIVATKAILSDPRAEPRYGERVPYVVIHGEPGARLVDMVIDPYGLLEVGSPYRLNALYYITKQIIPALQRVFGLVGADLNKWFNEMPRPIRETLAKRQSASGHGSFSRLGLNKKGVGKGSRIDTYYMSSHCIICGEIIQGSDTFCNNCLRNEAVVGTIVAGRTSKLEREIQHLAAICGHCGGADWIVESGIKCISLACPVFFERRKIQRELRGVSESAIEAGYYPFCCPELF
- the LOC4344230 gene encoding DNA polymerase zeta catalytic subunit isoform X2 encodes the protein MAAAASSSSPPGTASPVLSVRIVSLDYYMAPPLPGFDFSYSHFHGGEVEEVPVIRIYGSTPAGQKTCLHIHRVLPFLYVPCKEDLLHNVEKGNSFISGLLSDLEKALQIRSSSKKKHVHGCTLVRAKKLYGYHTSEELFVKIYLYYPHEVSRAAAHLLDGAVLNRVFQPYESHIPYLLHFLIDYNLYGMGYVHVTDFKFRPPLPDDFHPKSSLHSKVDCSTESGHKVHPDNVAIRKPTIWISSTVPHSLILASSATSHCMEGTNWNVTNRHSSLMLEADSRIEGILNEKYKMYTSLSQATADSKIVRSLLSIWEELEHLRLLEEAKPVDMGRPLRDSVLRSFLHGIKYETALSMLCPKEEVSYHRVPTMEESEKLEECLKSLNDIIGTITFSQNDYCSIIDSDISAGTQQENQITNVLCLEPSEEGNTQCPVSSSAAQRTSSQLFEEHEKLVDAEALGLLSWLASSQAAEEPTTDDELVNEAILSPLFSKKSIAVALESAQLDFDGASQQECQDILDSIGPVIGEEQPNDQMSYRSSVRLGESSSLSNSIPQIDGSSDENKEVPQEDGKYKIDRKRAGLPSYSSPQSSSKASKRGGNELLWGSLPLSIKKRSDLNADGHSGGAMPTEKVLSASFMSGTGKNSHANPDNTERGSSSPTGEHDPLCDSVRDLMRRRRRSFRSEQSEVGNSGDAAYIVRKENEIVNSERLELHDISSDLSNSEMYYSGSEYLQMTFARKPPMKNEVLCLEGSSAGSELPQSSKLGFADIPPFFNQTAEENKQNESFQRMGSSWDTLGVPTHFQNDGSALYLLTHAFSPPSTVAVGQWLTQQSCSVSVSGIGHSNYGEKVSVDQEGANNSTLSPYMGGPALMDDSPASKMALEHSITTFPDDTVMIEPDLSNQEIKNLADWHDFSQISGGDEKDKLTPLSQIGFCDPASIGGGQQLTIISIEVITESRGELRPDPRFDAINAVSLAVEDDADNTIEVHVLIRGNNDSSHRRRNLDGVSGCDVNVFPGERELLNHLINAICSIDPDIIVGWEIQLGSLGFLAERAAHLGIGLLKRISRTPPHQMKHPPMNPVDESSQELPGASSADDVIDDASENNWSHAHASGIHVDGRIILNLWRLMRAEVKLNNYSLEAVANEVLRRKVPLVPTKILNRWFATGSGRGRYRCIEYVNKRSSLNLEILNQLDLVNRTSELARVFGIDFFSVLSRGSQFRVESMLLRLVHTQNYLAISPGNQQVASQPAMECLPLVMEPESAFYSDPVVVLDFQSLYPSMIIAYNLCYSTCLGKVFPSKSSVLGVSSYSADPQKIADLKNQLLLTPNGVLYVQPEVRKGVLPRLLEEILSTRIMVKKAMKKLSASQKVLQRIFNARQLALKLIANVTYGYTAAGFSGRMPCAEIADSIVQCGRRTLETAISFVNQHPLWKARVVYGDTDSMFVLLKGRSREEAFRIGKEIASSITAMNPDPVTLKFEKVYHPCFLLTKKRYVGYSYESPEQKEPIFDAKGIETVRRDTCPAVAKILEQSIRIMFEEQDLAKVRSYLERQWTRILSGKISIQDFVFAKEVRLGTYSARASSLPPAAIVATKAILSDPRAEPRYGERVPYVVIHGEPGARLVDMVIDPYGLLEVGSPYRLNALYYITKQIIPALQRVFGLVGADLNKWFNEMPRPIRETLAKRQSASGHGSFSRLGLNKKGVGKGSRIDTYYMSSHCIICGEIIQGSDTFCNNCLRNEAVVGTIVAGRTSKLEREIQHLAAICGHCGGADWIVESGIKCISLACPVFFERRKIQRELRGVSESAIEAGYYPFCCPELF
- the LOC4344230 gene encoding DNA polymerase zeta catalytic subunit isoform X1 — protein: MAAAASSSSPPGTASPVLSVRIVSLDYYMAPPLPGFDFSYSHFHGGEVEEVPVIRIYGSTPAGQKTCLHIHRVLPFLYVPCKEDLLHNVEKGNSFISGLLSDLEKALQIRSSSKKKHVHGCTLVRAKKLYGYHTSEELFVKIYLYYPHEVSRAAAHLLDGAVLNRVFQPYESHIPYLLHFLIDYNLYGMGYVHVTDFKFRPPLPDDFHPKSSLHSKVDCSTESGHKVHPDNVAIRKPTIWISSTVPHSLILASSATSHCMEGTNWNVTNRHSSLMLEADSRIEGILNEKYKMYTSLSQATADSKIVRSLLSIWEELEHLRLLEEAKPVDMGRPLRDSVLRSFLHGIKYETALSMLCPKEEVSYHRVPTMEESEKLEECLKSLNDIIGTITFSQNDYCSIIDSDISAGTQQENQITNVLCLEPSEEGNTQCPVSSSAAQRTSSQLFEEHEKLVDAEALGLLSWLASSQAAEEPTTDDELVNEAILSPLFSKKSIAVALESAQLDFDGASQQECQDILDSIGPVIGEEQPNDQMSYRSSVRLGESSSLSNSIPQIDGSSDENKEVPQEDGKYKIDRKRAGLPSYSSPQSSSKASKRGGNELLWGSLPLSIKKRSDLNADGHSGGAMPTEKVLSASFMSGTGKNSHANPDNTERGSSSPTGEHDPLCDSVRDLMRRRRRSFRSEQSEVGNSGDAAYIVRKENEIVNSERLELHDISSDLSNSEMYYSGSEYLQMTFARKPPMKNEVLCLEGSSAGSELPQSSKLGFADIPPFFNQTAEENKQNESFQRMGSSWDTLGVPTHFQNDGSALYLLTHAFSPPSTVAVGQWLTQQSCSVSVSGIGHSNYGEKVSVDQEGANNSTLSPYMGGPALMDDSPASKMALEHSITTFPDDTVMIEPDLSNQEIKNLADWHDFSQISGGDEKDKLTPLSQIGFCDPASIGGGQQLTIISIELQVITESRGELRPDPRFDAINAVSLAVEDDADNTIEVHVLIRGNNDSSHRRRNLDGVSGCDVNVFPGERELLNHLINAICSIDPDIIVGWEIQLGSLGFLAERAAHLGIGLLKRISRTPPHQMKHPPMNPVDESSQELPGASSADDVIDDASENNWSHAHASGIHVDGRIILNLWRLMRAEVKLNNYSLEAVANEVLRRKVPLVPTKILNRWFATGSGRGRYRCIEYVNKRSSLNLEILNQLDLVNRTSELARVFGIDFFSVLSRGSQFRVESMLLRLVHTQNYLAISPGNQQVASQPAMECLPLVMEPESAFYSDPVVVLDFQSLYPSMIIAYNLCYSTCLGKVFPSKSSVLGVSSYSADPQKIADLKNQLLLTPNGVLYVQPEVRKGVLPRLLEEILSTRIMVKKAMKKLSASQKVLQRIFNARQLALKLIANVTYGYTAAGFSGRMPCAEIADSIVQCGRRTLETAISFVNQHPLWKARVVYGDTDSMFVLLKGRSREEAFRIGKEIASSITAMNPDPVTLKFEKVYHPCFLLTKKRYVGYSYESPEQKEPIFDAKGIETVRRDTCPAVAKILEQSIRIMFEEQDLAKVRSYLERQWTRILSGKISIQDFVFAKEVRLGTYSARASSLPPAAIVATKAILSDPRAEPRYGERVPYVVIHGEPGARLVDMVIDPYGLLEVGSPYRLNALYYITKQIIPALQRVFGLVGADLNKWFNEMPRPIRETLAKRQSASGHGSFSRLGLNKKGVGKGSRIDTYYMSSHCIICGEIIQGSDTFCNNCLRNEAVVGTIVAGRTSKLEREIQHLAAICGHCGGADWIVESGIKCISLACPVFFERRKIQRELRGVSESAIEAGYYPFCCPELF